ACGAAGTAAATTATACCTCAAAACAGCCTAAAAAGCAATAAAATCAGTGAATTTATAATCATTTAGAGATTAATATTGGTAATGATAATATAATATAGCAATTAAAGCACTATAAATTACATAATTAATATTATATTAGTACAAATAGTTTATATCTGATTATATAACTTAAATAAACTTAGCATTTGTATTATGTCAATATTGAAGTAAATAACAATATCTATCTGTATATATCTTATTGTTAGATAATTACCTTATATAATAGATATGACTAATTATCAGCTTTTCATTTAAAAAAATGCATTTAAAATTACACTCAAAAATCATTTAATATTAAAACGACTGTAATTATATTATTAATAGGCTTAAACAGCTATAAACGCTAAATTTGAAGCTCGTACACCTGATTTAATGATTTTATGTAATTTACTCGCCAGTAAATGAGTTTCATTGCTCAAGATTAAAACAAGTAAAAGAGAAAATGAATTTACTTCGTAAAATGATAAAAAAGGAAAGAGAAAGATTATATTGATTTTATTACTTATCAATAACATATCTAAAAACACTATTGAGGTAATCACCAAAATCGTAGTCGTTAATTTTTTTAATAAGTGAGTTTTTAAGAAGGGTTTCATTCTTAAGTCCGTAATGACGTTTGCTTATATAATTGTTAATGTCTTTTACTATGTTACTAATCTTTGAAAGATCTGCATATTTAATAGAGTCTCTACTCTCTGGTAGATTTGTTAAGTCTTTATATTCTAGTTTATGTAATTTTGCACTTTTAAACATGTTAATTATTCTGCTATGAAAATTAGCTATAGTTCTTGAGTCTACTTTATTGTGCAGTTTTTTGTATTCGTTATAAACTCTGTTGGAATGCGAAAAACCAATTGTTTTTAGGTGATTAGCTAAAGCCGTGGCCTTATTTGAGATTGAGTTATCATAAGCCTTTTCTAGGGCTGATAATTGAGTATCTTTGTTTGAGCTAGTACTGTTTAAGAGTCTATCTTTAATTAAAAAATATCTTTCTGTAAAATTTGCTATACTTAGACTTGCATCATTAAAAAATGCTTCATTAAGTTCATAACCATAATTACTATAATAAGTGTAAAAACTGTTTTTATTATGGCTATCAAAACTTTTTATATTGTTATCATAATCCATTTGTTGAAGTGGTTTATTTACTACACTGGTTTTATGAGAATTAGCTTGTTTAAACTCTAATATTATATTGGGGTTATTGCTATCAATTCTCATTGTATCTCCCCTATCTTATTAATTAGTGATTTCTAACTCTTTAAGCATTCTTTTTGGGTTATTTAAAAAATACCTAGTTATATTATAGTGTTCGGTATCCTGGTAGCTTTTTTCATAAATTCCTTCTTCGTCAATTTCATATAAGGTTGCATTGGGGTAAGCCATAATAATTGGTGAATGAGTTGCTATAATGAGTTGGGAGTTCTTTTTAACTAACTTGTGAATAATACGCAGTAAAGCCATTTGGCCTGTTGGAGATAAGGCAGATTCCGGCTCATCAAATATATATATACCATTACCGAATAATCTATTATGCATTAATGCCAAGAAACTCTCTCCATGAGACTGTGAGTGTAATGATTTACCTCCATATGCAGCTAATAAATCAGTATCTACTCGCTCTATTTCTGTAGCCAAATTGTAAAAGCTCTCCGCTCTAAAAAAATACCCATCCTTAGCAAAATTGGTACTCTTTACTAAGCGCAAATATTTATGTAGATTCGAATGACTACTAAAGGTAGAAAATCTAAAATTTTTAGATCCTCCTTCAGCATTAAAACCACACACTATAGCAATAGCCTCTAATAAAGTAGACTTTCCTGATCCATTATCGCCTATAATAAATGTCACTGAATTATTAGTATTTAAATAATTTAAATTCTTAACTGCAGATAAGCTAAATGGATATGTACTATAATCACGTATTATTTCTTTCTTTAGTTCTATGCCTTTTAAAAATATGTTATCCATAAAATCACCGAGTAATTACCTTCCTTTTTAATTTTAAGTCAAAAAGAGAAAATAAACAATAATATAACACATATTCTTTTTTGTTTTATTTAGGAGTATGTGTTATATTATTGTTTTTAGTAATGTTTATTAAAAAAGAGGAACCAAATTTTTGGCTCCTCTTTATAGATTTGTTTATTTCTCTTCTAAATTTTCAACTAACTGTTCAACTACGCTTGCCTTTGAGTTATCTTTTTTTAAGACTTCACCCAACCCAGCTACATAGCTGTAAACACTTGCTAGTTCACTAGGCATAAATATTTTTGTTGCTTTACCTTCACCTAATGCAACCATAGACTTAAATGATTCTAAAGCTAGGTACTCTTTGCTAGGATTAGCTTCATTAATTAATTTAATAGCTTTTGCTTGCGCTTCTTTAACCTTTATAATAGCTTCAGCTTGACCAGATGCCTCAAGAATACGCTTTTCTCTTTCGGCTTGAGCATGTAATATTTGTTGCTCTCTTTGACCTTCTGCTTTTAAGATAGCAGCTCGTTTTTGACCTTCAGCTCTTTGAATAGAAGACTCGCGTTCACCTTCAGCACGTAAAATAGTTTCACGACGTTCACGTTCAGCACGCATCTGTTTTTCCATAGCTTCTTGAATATCACGAGGAGGCATAATGTTTTTAAGTTCAACTCTATTAACTTTAATACCCCATTTATCGGTAGCTTCATCTAAGATTGCACGTAACTTTGTATTAACAATGTCACGAGATGTTAGTGTTTCATCTAAGTCAAGTTCACCAATAATATTACGTAATGTTGTAGCAGTTAAATTCTCAATAGCAGAAATTGGGTTAGAAATTTCATAAATATACTTTACTGAATCTGTAATTTGAAAATATACAACTGTATCAATTTGCATTGTTACATTATCTTTGGTAATTACAGGCTGGGGTGGAAAGTCAATAACCTTCTCACGCATATCTAACCTAGCTCTCATTCTATCAATAAATGGAACTAAAAAGTTAAGTCCACTACCCATATTTTTATGAAACTTACCAAGTCTTTCAACTATGCCTTCTTCTGATTGGCGAACTATTTTAATACTTCCGCCTAAAATACTTAAAATCACTAAAACAAAAATCACACCAACAATTGAACCTATAAGACCATTTGCAGCTATAAAACCTAACACGTATAACTCCCCTTTTGATTAATTATATGTTATTCAACGTTTACCATGTTTATATAAAAGTAGACGCTAAAATTACACTACACATTAAGTTATTGTAAAAGCTCTACAATAACCTTTACTCCTTCAACTCTTCTAATAACAACAATAGCATTTTTATTAATAACTTCGCCATTTAAGCTACGAGCACTCCAAATATCTCCGTCTACTTTAACTTGACCCTTGCTATGCATGTTATCAATATCAATAATTACTAAGGCATTTTTGCCAATTACTCGATTTACGGCTGTATGGGCCTCTGTTTGAACAGGAAATAACCCTTGCATAAATGGTTTTAGTGTAAAGAAAAATAACACTGAAGATAATAAGAAAGCCGCTACTTGAATCCAAATAATTGGAGTTACTAGCGCTACTAACATTGCTAAAATAGAGCCAGCTGCTATAGTTATTAAAAAGAATCCAACGGTTATAAATTCACCCACAAGCATTACAATTGCTAAAACTAACCAAAATAGCCATGGCTCAAAAGGCATATTATATCACTCCTTAAGTAGATTATATATAATGCGCACAAATAACCAATACGGTCTTTGTTATCATTAATTACTCATACGATGATTATATACCCCTTATTAAACAATCTAAAACATATTATAAAGCATTTTTTACAAAAAAATTGATTTTCTTTTTAATGTTTTGCGATATGTCTTTTTATAGTAATCTCAACATCTAGTATAATAATGAAAATATTGATTAATATATCCCACTTACT
This Clostridium sp. 'deep sea' DNA region includes the following protein-coding sequences:
- a CDS encoding SPFH domain-containing protein → MLGFIAANGLIGSIVGVIFVLVILSILGGSIKIVRQSEEGIVERLGKFHKNMGSGLNFLVPFIDRMRARLDMREKVIDFPPQPVITKDNVTMQIDTVVYFQITDSVKYIYEISNPISAIENLTATTLRNIIGELDLDETLTSRDIVNTKLRAILDEATDKWGIKVNRVELKNIMPPRDIQEAMEKQMRAERERRETILRAEGERESSIQRAEGQKRAAILKAEGQREQQILHAQAEREKRILEASGQAEAIIKVKEAQAKAIKLINEANPSKEYLALESFKSMVALGEGKATKIFMPSELASVYSYVAGLGEVLKKDNSKASVVEQLVENLEEK
- a CDS encoding AAA family ATPase, coding for MDNIFLKGIELKKEIIRDYSTYPFSLSAVKNLNYLNTNNSVTFIIGDNGSGKSTLLEAIAIVCGFNAEGGSKNFRFSTFSSHSNLHKYLRLVKSTNFAKDGYFFRAESFYNLATEIERVDTDLLAAYGGKSLHSQSHGESFLALMHNRLFGNGIYIFDEPESALSPTGQMALLRIIHKLVKKNSQLIIATHSPIIMAYPNATLYEIDEEGIYEKSYQDTEHYNITRYFLNNPKRMLKELEITN
- a CDS encoding NfeD family protein, with amino-acid sequence MPFEPWLFWLVLAIVMLVGEFITVGFFLITIAAGSILAMLVALVTPIIWIQVAAFLLSSVLFFFTLKPFMQGLFPVQTEAHTAVNRVIGKNALVIIDIDNMHSKGQVKVDGDIWSARSLNGEVINKNAIVVIRRVEGVKVIVELLQ